A stretch of the Xyrauchen texanus isolate HMW12.3.18 chromosome 20, RBS_HiC_50CHRs, whole genome shotgun sequence genome encodes the following:
- the LOC127660470 gene encoding F-box only protein 9 yields the protein MAESNQNTDGTVKEGEDENTEDSNLQMELSVFRAKWMSELLPSSGGRSLSKTADLKRIQEIAKEEKARELFLRAVEEEQNGAVYKAIKYYKSAMLLVPDIEFKINYSRTPDPDRVGGSYLEENANNGEIDDLLTYFQQQLTLEDSTMKLCEQDTDTSHVHISALPFEVLMYIFRWVVSCDLDLRALEQLSLVCRGFYICARDPEIWRSACLRVWGRSCTKMLPFSSWREMFLERPRVRFDGVYISKTSYIRQGEESLDGFYRAWHQVEFYRYLRFFPDSQVMMLTTPEDPLVTIPRLRNKNSRMDSVLFGHYRLSQETDNQTKIYVVVSKRKEEKVAEYQRSRFCRRTPAPDVDHSFHVGLQLSSGGRQRFNKLVWIHHSCHITYRSTGETIVTAFEVDKMYTPLFFARVKSYTAFSERPL from the exons ATG GCTGAAAGCAACCAAAATACTGATGGCACTGTTAAAGAAGGGGAAGATGAAAATACAGAGGATTCTAATCTGCAA ATGGAGCTCAGTGTGTTTAGGGCGAAGTGGATGTCTGAGCTTCTGCCCAGCTCAGGAGGAAGAAGCCTTTCAAAGACTGCTGACCTGAAGAGGATACAGGAAATAGCTAAAGAGGAAAAG GCCCGAGAGCTGTTTTTAAGAGCTGTTGAGGAAGAACAGAATGGAGCCGtttacaaag CCATCAAGTACTATAAGAGTGCAATGCTGCTGGTCCCGGACATTGAGTTTAAAATCAACTACAGCAGAACTCCCGATCCAGACCGTGTTGGTGGGAGCTa TTTGGAGGAGAATGCAAATAATGGTGAGATTGATGATCTACTGACATACTTCCAGCAGCAGCTCACACTGGAGGACAGCACTATGAAGCTGTGTGAGCAGGACACAGACACGTCACATGTGCATATCTCAG CATTGCCCTTTGAGGTGCTCATGTATATCTTCCGTTGGGTGGTGTCATGTGACCTGGACCTCCGAGCCTTAGAGCAGCTGTCACTGGTGTGCAGGGGGTTCTATATCTGTGCCAG GGACCCAGAGATTTGGCGGTCAGCCTGTTTGAGAGTGTGGGGCCGGAGCTGCACCAAAATGCTGCCTTTTTCATCCTGGAGGGAGATGTTCTTAGAGAGGCCACGTGTACGCTTCGATG GTGTTTACATCAGTAAAACATCATACATCCGTCAGGGCGAAGAGTCTCTTGATGGTTTCTACAGGGCTTGGCACCAGGTGGAGTTCTACAG GTACCTCCGCTTCTTCCCTGACAGTCAGGTGATGATGTTGACCACACCTGAGGACCCTTTGGTCACAATTCCAAGGTTGCGCAACAAGAACTCCAG GATGGATTCCGTCTTGTTTGGCCATTATCGGCTGTCCCAGGAAACAGACAATCAAACCAAAATCTATGTTGTGGTCTCCAAAAGAAAAGAGGAG AAGGTGGCAGAATACCAGAGGAGCCGGTTCTGCAGGCGGACCCCGGCACCTGACGTGGATCACTCCTTCCATGTAGGACTTCAGTTGTCCTCTGGAGGGCGTCAGCGCTTTAACAAGCTGGTGTGGATCCACCATTCCTGCCATATCACCTACAG ATCAACTGGAGAGACCATTGTAACCGCATTTGAAGTGGACAAAATGTACACGCCTCTGTTTTTTGCACGAGTGAAGAGCTACACTGCCTTTTCCGAGCGCCCACTGTAG